From Streptomyces fungicidicus, one genomic window encodes:
- the ehuB gene encoding ectoine/hydroxyectoine ABC transporter substrate-binding protein EhuB, whose translation MAPPLQPLRRFRESSGPSRRSLLAGVAALGALGAAGCSRVPTAATTGGGDLLDRLKAAGVVRLGIAGEIPFGYIGKDGQLTGEAPELAKAIFKRLGVDRVQPVPTEFGSLIPGLNSQQFDVVAAGMYVNPERCEQVIFSDPDYQMLDSFIVRKGNPLGLRSYQDVVEKKAKFATGTGYAEIAYAVEAGYKESDILIVPDQVAGLNAVEAGRVDVFAGTALTTREVVKKSRKAEVTEPFKPIVDGKPHVDGGAFAFRPTETKLRDAFNAELAKLKKSGELLRILKPFGFTEDEMTDLTAKELCGG comes from the coding sequence ATGGCTCCACCACTGCAACCACTGAGACGATTCCGAGAGAGCTCCGGGCCCTCACGCCGATCGCTGCTCGCGGGGGTCGCGGCGCTCGGCGCACTGGGTGCCGCGGGCTGCTCCCGGGTCCCGACGGCGGCGACCACGGGCGGCGGCGACCTGCTGGACCGGCTCAAGGCGGCCGGTGTCGTCCGCCTGGGCATCGCGGGTGAGATCCCGTTCGGCTACATCGGCAAGGACGGCCAGCTGACCGGCGAGGCGCCGGAGCTGGCGAAGGCGATATTCAAGCGGCTGGGCGTGGACCGGGTGCAGCCCGTGCCCACCGAGTTCGGCTCCCTGATACCCGGGCTGAACTCGCAGCAGTTCGATGTCGTGGCCGCCGGGATGTACGTCAATCCCGAGCGCTGCGAGCAGGTCATCTTCTCCGACCCCGACTACCAGATGCTCGACTCGTTCATCGTGCGCAAGGGCAACCCGCTGGGGCTGCGCTCGTACCAGGACGTCGTCGAGAAGAAGGCGAAGTTCGCCACCGGCACCGGCTACGCGGAGATCGCGTACGCCGTCGAGGCCGGGTACAAGGAGAGCGACATCCTGATCGTCCCCGATCAGGTCGCCGGCCTGAACGCCGTCGAGGCCGGACGTGTCGACGTCTTCGCCGGGACCGCGCTCACCACCCGCGAGGTGGTGAAGAAGTCGCGCAAGGCGGAGGTCACGGAGCCCTTCAAGCCGATCGTCGACGGGAAACCGCACGTCGACGGCGGCGCCTTCGCGTTCCGCCCCACCGAGACGAAGCTGCGGGACGCCTTCAACGCCGAGCTGGCCAAGCTCAAGAAGAGCGGCGAGCTGCTCCGCATCCTCAAGCCCTTCGGTTTCACCGAGGACGAGATGACGGATCTGACCGCGAAGGAGCTCTGCGGCGGATGA
- the ehuC gene encoding ectoine/hydroxyectoine ABC transporter permease subunit EhuC: protein MTSGLWELVLHGVWVTIQLLVLSSLLATAVSFVVGVARTHRLWIVRFLAGFYTEVFRGTSALVMIFWVFFVLPPAFGWQLVPLWAGTLALGLTYGAYGAEIVRGALAAVDPAQREGGIALSFTPWQRMKLILLPQAVPEMIPPFSNLLIELLKGTALVSIMGMGDLAFSGNLVRLALQESAEIYTYILLIYFVIAFLLTRSMRGLEKKLKAGVGKAPKKKTAAVRVPEGSGVS from the coding sequence ATGACATCGGGACTCTGGGAACTGGTACTCCACGGCGTCTGGGTCACGATCCAGCTGCTCGTCCTCAGCTCGCTGCTGGCGACGGCGGTCTCCTTCGTGGTCGGCGTCGCGCGCACCCACCGGCTGTGGATCGTCCGCTTCCTGGCGGGCTTCTACACCGAGGTGTTCCGCGGGACCTCGGCGCTGGTGATGATCTTCTGGGTGTTCTTCGTGCTGCCCCCGGCCTTCGGCTGGCAGCTGGTGCCGCTGTGGGCGGGCACGCTGGCACTCGGCCTGACCTACGGGGCGTACGGCGCGGAGATCGTGCGCGGCGCGCTCGCCGCGGTCGACCCGGCGCAGCGTGAGGGCGGTATCGCGCTCAGCTTCACGCCGTGGCAGCGGATGAAGCTGATCCTGCTGCCGCAGGCGGTGCCGGAGATGATCCCGCCGTTCTCCAACCTGCTGATCGAGCTGCTCAAGGGCACCGCGCTGGTGTCGATCATGGGCATGGGCGATCTGGCGTTCAGCGGCAACCTGGTGCGTCTGGCGCTGCAGGAGAGCGCGGAGATCTACACGTACATCCTGCTCATCTACTTCGTCATCGCCTTCCTGCTGACCCGTTCGATGCGCGGTCTGGAGAAGAAGCTGAAGGCCGGGGTCGGCAAGGCGCCGAAGAAGAAGACCGCCGCCGTGCGCGTGCCCGAGGGAAGTGGTGTCTCGTGA
- the ehuD gene encoding ectoine/hydroxyectoine ABC transporter permease subunit EhuD yields MKWDWSAVSDFMPYFWDGLLVTLQILVLGSLISFVLGLVWALLMRVPTRWVTWPVGAVTEFVRNTPLLVQLFFLFYVLPEWGITFSALTTGVFAIGLHYSTYTMQVYRAGIEAVPVGQWEAATALNLPLRRTWTAVILPQAVRRVVPALGNYVISMLKDTPLLMAITVLEMLGEARLFSQQNFQFTEPLTVIGFAFIVISYLASLALRALERRLVH; encoded by the coding sequence GTGAAGTGGGACTGGAGCGCCGTCTCCGACTTCATGCCGTACTTCTGGGACGGTCTGCTCGTCACGCTGCAGATCCTGGTCCTCGGCTCGCTGATCTCGTTCGTGCTGGGACTGGTGTGGGCGCTGCTGATGCGGGTGCCGACGCGCTGGGTGACCTGGCCGGTCGGCGCCGTCACGGAGTTCGTCCGCAACACCCCGCTGCTGGTGCAGCTGTTCTTCCTCTTCTACGTGCTGCCCGAGTGGGGGATCACCTTCTCGGCGCTCACCACCGGTGTCTTCGCCATCGGGCTGCACTACTCGACGTACACGATGCAGGTCTACCGCGCGGGCATCGAGGCCGTGCCGGTGGGCCAGTGGGAGGCGGCGACGGCGCTGAACCTGCCGCTGCGCCGGACGTGGACCGCGGTGATCCTGCCGCAGGCCGTGCGCAGGGTGGTGCCCGCGCTCGGCAACTACGTCATCTCGATGCTGAAGGACACGCCGCTGCTGATGGCCATCACCGTGCTGGAGATGCTCGGTGAGGCACGGCTGTTCTCGCAGCAGAACTTCCAGTTCACCGAGCCCCTGACGGTGATCGGCTTCGCCTTCATCGTCATCTCCTACCTGGCCTCCCTTGCCCTGCGAGCCCTGGAGCGACGCCTTGTCCACTGA
- the ehuA gene encoding ectoine/hydroxyectoine ABC transporter ATP-binding protein EhuA, with protein sequence MSTDTHAPFEKKPGTPRGTGELIRLERVTKRFGDHTVLDNLDFSVNAGKHVTLIGPSGSGKTTILRLLMTLLKPDEGTITVDGEQLFPAPEKQVREVRKKIGMVFQQFNLFPNMTVLRNITEAPVTVLGMSKDEAEERARELLEMVGLTDHLDKHPAQLSGGQQQRVAIARALAMRPQVLLLDEVTSALDPELVAGVLDVLRDIARSTDITMLCVTHEMNFARDISDQVLMFDSGRIIEAGSPEKIFSEPEHDRTREFLSAVL encoded by the coding sequence TTGTCCACTGACACCCACGCCCCGTTCGAGAAGAAGCCCGGGACCCCGCGCGGCACCGGCGAGCTGATCCGCCTGGAGCGGGTCACCAAGCGGTTCGGCGACCACACGGTCCTGGACAACCTGGACTTCTCCGTGAACGCCGGCAAGCACGTCACCCTGATCGGCCCCTCCGGCTCCGGCAAGACGACGATCCTGCGGCTGCTGATGACGCTGCTCAAGCCGGACGAGGGCACCATCACCGTCGACGGCGAGCAGCTGTTCCCGGCGCCGGAGAAGCAGGTCCGCGAGGTCCGCAAGAAGATCGGCATGGTCTTCCAGCAGTTCAACCTGTTCCCGAACATGACGGTGCTGCGGAACATCACCGAGGCCCCGGTCACCGTGCTCGGCATGTCCAAGGACGAGGCCGAGGAGCGGGCGCGGGAGCTGCTGGAGATGGTCGGCCTGACCGACCACCTCGACAAGCACCCCGCGCAGCTGTCCGGCGGTCAGCAGCAGCGGGTGGCGATCGCGCGGGCGCTGGCGATGCGGCCCCAGGTGCTGCTGCTGGACGAGGTGACCTCGGCCCTGGACCCGGAGCTGGTCGCCGGCGTGCTGGACGTGCTGCGGGACATCGCCCGTTCCACCGACATCACGATGCTCTGCGTGACCCACGAGATGAACTTCGCCCGGGACATCTCGGACCAGGTACTGATGTTCGACTCGGGCCGGATCATCGAGGCCGGTTCGCCGGAGAAGATCTTCAGCGAGCCGGAGCACGACCGGACCCGGGAATTCCTCAGCGCGGTCCTGTAG
- a CDS encoding lytic polysaccharide monooxygenase auxiliary activity family 9 protein: protein MRTRTKMYAAAVGLATTGALVLSSGGASGHGYTDLPVSRQKLCQNGAVANCGSIQWEPQSVEGPKGFPASGPADGQLCSANNTRFAQLDSPKTPSGGAWPTTRVSGGQNYTFRWQFTAMHATTDFKYYVTKAGWNQNHNLSRSDLNLTPFLTVPYNGQRPPATLSHSGRLPSGLSGHHVILAVWTVNDTGNAFYACSDVTF, encoded by the coding sequence ATGCGCACACGGACCAAGATGTACGCAGCCGCGGTGGGACTGGCCACGACCGGAGCGCTTGTGCTCTCCTCCGGTGGTGCCAGCGGCCACGGCTACACGGACCTGCCGGTCAGCCGGCAGAAGCTCTGCCAGAACGGCGCGGTGGCGAACTGCGGATCCATCCAGTGGGAGCCGCAGAGCGTCGAGGGCCCGAAGGGCTTCCCCGCCTCCGGTCCCGCGGACGGGCAGCTCTGCTCGGCCAACAACACGCGCTTCGCCCAGCTCGACAGCCCGAAGACCCCCTCGGGCGGCGCCTGGCCGACCACCCGGGTGTCGGGCGGCCAGAACTACACCTTCCGGTGGCAGTTCACGGCCATGCACGCCACCACCGACTTCAAGTACTACGTCACCAAGGCGGGCTGGAACCAGAACCACAACCTGTCCCGGTCCGACCTCAACCTCACCCCGTTCCTGACGGTGCCCTACAACGGGCAGCGTCCGCCGGCCACCCTCTCGCACAGCGGCCGGCTGCCGTCCGGGCTCAGCGGGCACCACGTGATCCTCGCGGTGTGGACGGTGAACGACACGGGCAACGCGTTCTACGCCTGCTCGGACGTGACCTTCTGA
- a CDS encoding SPFH domain-containing protein, whose product MTTTTSPIPENIPEPGGPADDAPPDGAAARPVRLIHTESTTEIPVHLLFRDAPEPASVRLRPAVVARRADEGGQGTGGRPRPRGPAAERARPAVPRIDPELVERPARVLPGVVGVFAGLCGAAGCAATSWWAGVLPPVAAEVLGPAAAHAGAGGLGPAQWAAYAGAGALGLFGFGGLARGRTGRAWVLGLFGRYRGTVRRTGLLWVNPLLLRRRVDVRLRHWRGEPMQAADRSGVALRVAVLVVWRVRDTARATLSVEDHESYLRACVEAALLRVPVAAPGASRGSVDSAQDALTRLVAEDTAPVGVEVFAVRPVRVEYAPEVAAAMHRRRIAALDAQHRASVLGSVVDSVEDTVTRLTMRGLVELDDYERKALVKDLTVAFCAGRGETGP is encoded by the coding sequence ATGACCACGACGACATCCCCGATCCCCGAGAACATCCCCGAGCCCGGCGGCCCGGCGGACGACGCCCCGCCGGACGGCGCGGCGGCCCGGCCGGTCCGGCTCATCCACACCGAGTCCACCACCGAGATCCCCGTCCACCTGCTGTTCCGCGACGCCCCCGAGCCGGCGTCGGTGCGGCTGCGGCCGGCCGTCGTCGCCCGCCGTGCGGACGAGGGCGGGCAGGGCACGGGCGGACGCCCGCGACCGCGCGGCCCGGCCGCCGAGCGGGCCCGGCCCGCCGTGCCGCGGATCGACCCCGAACTGGTGGAGCGGCCCGCCCGGGTGCTCCCGGGCGTCGTGGGGGTGTTCGCGGGGCTGTGCGGGGCGGCCGGCTGTGCGGCCACCTCGTGGTGGGCGGGGGTGCTGCCGCCGGTCGCGGCGGAGGTGCTCGGGCCCGCGGCGGCGCACGCGGGCGCGGGCGGGCTCGGTCCCGCGCAGTGGGCGGCGTACGCGGGGGCCGGGGCGCTCGGGCTGTTCGGCTTCGGCGGGCTGGCCCGCGGGCGGACCGGACGGGCCTGGGTGCTCGGTCTGTTCGGCCGTTACCGGGGGACCGTCCGGCGGACCGGGCTGCTGTGGGTCAACCCGCTGCTGCTGCGCCGCCGGGTGGACGTGCGGCTGCGGCACTGGCGCGGTGAGCCGATGCAGGCGGCCGACCGGAGCGGGGTGGCGCTGCGGGTGGCCGTCCTGGTGGTGTGGCGGGTGCGGGACACCGCGCGGGCGACGCTGAGCGTCGAGGACCACGAGTCGTATCTGCGCGCCTGCGTCGAGGCGGCGCTGCTGCGGGTGCCGGTGGCGGCGCCGGGCGCGAGCAGGGGGTCGGTGGACTCGGCGCAGGACGCGCTGACCCGGCTGGTGGCGGAGGACACCGCGCCGGTGGGGGTGGAGGTGTTCGCGGTGCGGCCGGTGCGGGTGGAGTACGCGCCCGAGGTGGCCGCCGCGATGCACCGGCGCCGGATCGCCGCGCTGGACGCCCAGCACCGGGCGAGCGTGCTCGGCTCGGTCGTGGATTCGGTGGAGGACACGGTGACCCGCCTCACCATGCGAGGGCTGGTGGAGCTGGACGACTACGAACGCAAGGCACTGGTGAAGGATCTGACGGTGGCGTTCTGCGCGGGACGGGGGGAGACGGGGCCGTGA
- a CDS encoding peptidoglycan-binding protein — protein MEPPVFEEIDPAGDCDCPGCAHWRRVLPQSRSGRFPGHPAARGTALVVAAVASTTLAAHAAPAAVLPPAGPDVFAGEEPGTPQGPRSPLHGPGGQAGPPAGAERPARLPATTRADIIARARTWVTRKVPYGVTSYWSDGYRQDCSGYVSMAWGLPGNEWTGSLGDYAERITKAELQPGDVLLYHNAGDPYGGSHVVLFGGWTDASRSQYTAYEQTVPHTRRRTTPYAYWNNSSRYVPYRYKGVTDGAARSTEAAGPPAAEGRIPFPGVAYFGPGADNRHVAELGRLLAGRGAGRFHPAADGPRWTDGVRRAVRAFQEAQGWRGAAADGLPGPLTWGLLVSGGGRDVHSGDSASAAGGPPSGSSPHGVRGYPGRALFRPGAVNDQVTRLGEQLVRKGFGRYYADGPGPRWSEADRRNVEAFQRAQGWRGGAADGYPGPETWRRLFLS, from the coding sequence ATGGAGCCTCCGGTATTCGAGGAGATCGATCCGGCGGGCGACTGCGACTGTCCCGGCTGCGCGCACTGGCGGCGGGTGCTGCCGCAATCCCGCAGCGGCCGTTTCCCGGGCCATCCGGCGGCCCGCGGGACCGCTCTCGTCGTGGCCGCCGTGGCCTCCACCACCCTCGCCGCCCACGCGGCCCCCGCAGCCGTCCTCCCGCCCGCCGGTCCGGACGTCTTCGCAGGTGAGGAGCCCGGGACTCCGCAGGGTCCCCGCTCCCCGCTGCACGGCCCCGGCGGCCAGGCGGGCCCGCCCGCGGGCGCCGAGCGCCCCGCGCGGCTGCCCGCGACCACCCGGGCGGACATCATCGCGCGGGCCCGGACATGGGTCACCCGGAAGGTCCCGTACGGCGTGACCTCCTACTGGTCCGACGGTTACCGGCAGGACTGCTCGGGTTATGTCTCGATGGCCTGGGGGCTGCCCGGGAACGAATGGACCGGAAGCCTCGGCGATTACGCCGAGAGAATCACCAAGGCGGAACTCCAGCCGGGTGACGTGCTGCTCTACCACAACGCGGGCGACCCGTACGGCGGATCCCATGTCGTCCTATTCGGGGGCTGGACAGACGCTTCCCGTTCCCAGTACACCGCCTACGAGCAGACCGTCCCGCACACGCGTCGCAGGACCACCCCGTACGCCTACTGGAACAACTCCTCGCGCTACGTCCCGTACCGCTACAAAGGGGTGACCGACGGCGCGGCGCGGAGCACGGAGGCCGCGGGGCCGCCCGCCGCGGAGGGCCGTATCCCGTTCCCCGGAGTGGCCTATTTCGGCCCCGGCGCGGACAACCGGCACGTCGCCGAGCTCGGCCGACTGCTCGCCGGCCGCGGTGCCGGGCGCTTCCACCCCGCAGCTGACGGACCGCGCTGGACGGACGGGGTGCGCCGGGCGGTCCGGGCGTTCCAGGAGGCCCAGGGGTGGCGGGGGGCGGCGGCGGACGGGCTGCCGGGGCCGCTGACCTGGGGGCTGCTGGTCTCCGGCGGTGGCCGGGACGTTCATAGCGGAGATTCCGCTTCCGCTGCCGGGGGCCCTCCGTCCGGGTCCTCCCCGCACGGGGTGAGGGGCTATCCGGGCCGGGCGCTGTTCCGTCCCGGAGCCGTCAACGACCAGGTGACGCGGCTCGGGGAGCAGCTGGTGCGCAAGGGGTTCGGCCGGTACTACGCGGACGGGCCCGGGCCGCGCTGGAGCGAGGCGGACCGCCGCAACGTGGAGGCCTTCCAGCGGGCCCAGGGCTGGCGCGGCGGAGCGGCCGACGGCTACCCGGGCCCGGAGACCTGGCGGCGGCTCTTCCTCTCCTGA
- a CDS encoding glycosyltransferase family 2 protein, which translates to MTSTPTGAHRDDDPSQTTQLRVPPHRNWNTGAFRRIKKTLPRYDYEHYSRLAGPLTQPDPGKPYKVQYRSLIGQEPHRIRIALMLAAAPVLSLVLLVWLLQPSHWTERDYVEFEWLPALDIVMLVSIGLIELFRCLNVLSNAHATLVARDPIPVVPETGTRVAFLTSFVPGKEPLEMVTKTLEAAVKIRHRGLMHVWLLDEGDDPEVKEVCARLGVHHFSRKGVAKWNQKKGAHRAKTKHGNYNAWLDAHGDDYDYFASVDTDHVPLPNYLERMLGFFRDPDVGFVIGPQVYGNYDNFVTKAAESQQFLFHALIQRAGNRYGSPMFVGTSNAVRITALKQIGGLYDSITEDMATGFEMHRHKNPATGRKWRSVYTPDVLAVGEGPNAWTDFFTQQMRWSRGTYETIIGQYWKGFYSLPPSKLFNYTMMIIFYPMSALNWILAAISCALFLGLGASGVNIDPTIWLMLYGNASALQIGLYIWNRRHNVSPHEPEGSGGVAGMVMSALSAPLYAKALIDSVLRKKSKFVVTPKGDSASPDTWFGTFRYHWYFILIFAGSLTAGFVYGHSHPAMVIWATFALLITAAPMFAWRHGMRQDRKKPGAHAAGGRPDAGQEPRTQQPPQMPQQQQAPYQHAHQPHARPTWASSHGAPGGAGGPEGPGGPGGGNPGNDQTMQIALGGLGGRKE; encoded by the coding sequence ATGACGTCGACGCCTACGGGCGCCCACCGGGACGACGACCCGTCCCAGACCACCCAGCTCAGGGTGCCGCCACACCGGAACTGGAACACGGGCGCGTTCCGGCGGATCAAGAAGACGCTGCCGAGATACGACTACGAGCACTACAGCCGGCTCGCGGGCCCCCTCACCCAGCCCGACCCGGGCAAGCCCTACAAGGTCCAGTACCGCTCGCTGATCGGCCAGGAGCCGCACCGCATCCGCATCGCGCTGATGCTGGCCGCGGCCCCGGTGCTCTCGCTGGTCCTGCTGGTGTGGCTGCTGCAGCCCTCGCACTGGACCGAGCGGGACTACGTGGAGTTCGAGTGGCTGCCGGCCCTCGACATCGTCATGCTCGTCTCGATCGGTCTGATCGAGCTCTTCCGCTGTCTGAACGTGCTGTCCAACGCGCACGCCACGCTGGTCGCCCGCGACCCGATCCCGGTGGTGCCCGAGACCGGCACCCGGGTCGCCTTCCTCACCTCCTTCGTGCCCGGCAAGGAGCCGCTGGAGATGGTGACGAAGACCCTGGAGGCGGCCGTCAAGATCCGCCACCGGGGTCTCATGCACGTCTGGCTGCTCGACGAGGGCGACGACCCGGAGGTGAAGGAGGTCTGCGCCCGGCTCGGCGTGCACCACTTCTCCCGCAAGGGCGTCGCCAAGTGGAACCAGAAGAAGGGCGCGCACCGGGCGAAGACCAAGCACGGCAACTACAACGCCTGGCTGGACGCGCACGGCGACGACTACGACTACTTCGCCTCCGTCGACACCGACCACGTGCCGCTGCCGAACTACCTGGAGCGGATGCTCGGCTTCTTCCGCGACCCGGACGTCGGCTTCGTCATCGGCCCCCAGGTCTACGGCAACTACGACAACTTCGTCACCAAGGCCGCCGAGTCCCAGCAGTTCCTCTTCCACGCCCTGATCCAGCGCGCCGGCAACCGCTACGGCTCGCCGATGTTCGTGGGCACCTCCAACGCCGTGCGCATCACGGCGCTGAAGCAGATCGGCGGTCTGTACGACTCGATCACCGAGGACATGGCGACCGGCTTCGAGATGCACCGCCACAAGAACCCGGCGACGGGGAGGAAGTGGCGCTCGGTCTACACCCCGGACGTGCTCGCGGTCGGTGAGGGCCCCAACGCCTGGACCGACTTCTTCACCCAGCAGATGCGCTGGTCGCGCGGTACGTACGAGACGATCATCGGGCAGTACTGGAAGGGCTTCTACTCGCTCCCGCCGAGCAAGCTCTTCAACTACACGATGATGATCATCTTCTACCCGATGTCGGCCCTCAACTGGATCCTCGCGGCGATCAGCTGCGCGCTGTTCCTGGGCCTGGGCGCCTCGGGCGTGAACATCGACCCCACCATCTGGCTGATGCTCTACGGCAACGCCTCCGCGCTGCAGATCGGCCTGTACATCTGGAACCGCCGGCACAACGTCTCGCCGCACGAGCCGGAGGGCTCCGGCGGTGTGGCCGGCATGGTGATGTCCGCGCTGTCGGCGCCGCTCTACGCGAAGGCGCTGATCGACTCCGTCCTGCGCAAGAAGAGCAAGTTCGTGGTCACCCCGAAGGGCGACTCGGCCAGCCCGGACACCTGGTTCGGAACCTTCCGCTACCACTGGTACTTCATCCTGATCTTCGCCGGTTCCCTCACCGCGGGCTTCGTCTACGGCCACTCGCACCCGGCGATGGTCATCTGGGCGACCTTCGCCCTGCTGATCACCGCCGCGCCGATGTTCGCCTGGCGCCACGGCATGCGGCAGGACCGGAAGAAGCCCGGCGCGCACGCCGCGGGCGGCCGGCCGGACGCCGGGCAGGAGCCCCGGACGCAGCAGCCGCCGCAGATGCCGCAGCAGCAGCAGGCCCCGTACCAGCACGCCCACCAGCCGCACGCCCGGCCCACCTGGGCCAGCTCGCACGGAGCGCCGGGCGGAGCGGGGGGTCCCGAAGGGCCGGGCGGGCCCGGGGGCGGCAACCCCGGCAACGACCAGACCATGCAGATCGCCCTTGGTGGACTTGGGGGACGTAAGGAATGA
- a CDS encoding radical copper oxidase GlxA, protein MKDRAGRRRARRLAIGTAVVLALAGMNGPWLYRFGTEKYHQYKIDQPEYKAANGKWEIVEFPEEYRQNTIHAALLRTGKVLLVAGSGNDQDNFDAKRYDTRIWDPVKGTIKKVPTPSDLFCTGHTQLANGNLLIAGGTKRYEKLKGDVKKAGGLMLVHNENPDKPITLPAGTKFTGKENGKTFVSKDPVLVPRAEKDFDPVTGEFLGTTAGVGRIYVEAQQEGAKYETGTQDNYTVRGLSGADARNTYGIAEKLALDKKDFQGIRDAFEFDPVAEKYIKVDPMKEARWYPTLTTLSDGKILSVSGLDDIGQLVPGKNEVYDPETKEWTYTDKVRQFPTYPALFLMQNGKVFYSGSNAGYGPDDVGREPGVWDVETNKFEKIPGLSDPDMMETSGTVLLPPAQDEKYMVIGGGGVGESELASEKTRIVDLGADDPEFVDGPSLEKGTRYPQASVLPNDEVLISGGSEDYRGRGDSNILQARIYDTKKNELRRVADPLVGRNYHSGSILLPDGRVMFFGSDSLYADKANTKPGEFEQRIEIYTPPYLYGENEQPDLSGGPKTVARGGSATFTSKDAASVKSVRLIRPSASTHVTDVDQRSIALDFEADGDKLTVTVPKGRNLVQAGWYMLFVNDGDGTPSKAQWVRVP, encoded by the coding sequence ATGAAGGACCGTGCAGGCCGCCGTCGGGCCCGTCGTCTCGCGATAGGCACGGCGGTGGTACTGGCGCTGGCAGGAATGAACGGGCCGTGGCTGTACCGCTTCGGGACCGAGAAATACCACCAGTACAAGATCGATCAGCCGGAGTACAAGGCCGCGAACGGCAAGTGGGAGATCGTCGAGTTCCCCGAGGAGTACCGGCAGAACACCATCCACGCGGCGCTGCTGCGCACCGGCAAGGTGCTGCTCGTCGCGGGGTCGGGCAACGACCAGGACAACTTCGACGCGAAGAGGTACGACACCCGGATCTGGGACCCGGTCAAGGGGACCATCAAGAAGGTGCCGACCCCCTCCGACCTGTTCTGCACCGGCCACACCCAGCTCGCCAACGGCAATCTGCTGATCGCCGGCGGCACGAAGCGGTACGAGAAGCTCAAGGGTGACGTGAAGAAGGCCGGCGGCCTGATGCTCGTCCACAACGAGAACCCGGACAAGCCGATCACCCTGCCCGCGGGCACGAAGTTCACGGGCAAGGAGAACGGCAAGACCTTCGTCTCGAAGGACCCGGTGCTCGTCCCGCGCGCCGAGAAGGACTTCGACCCGGTCACCGGCGAGTTCCTGGGCACCACCGCGGGCGTGGGCCGCATCTACGTCGAGGCGCAGCAGGAGGGCGCCAAGTACGAGACCGGCACGCAGGACAACTACACGGTGCGGGGCCTGTCCGGCGCCGACGCGCGCAACACGTACGGCATCGCGGAGAAGCTCGCCCTGGACAAGAAGGACTTCCAGGGGATCCGGGACGCCTTCGAGTTCGACCCGGTCGCCGAGAAGTACATCAAGGTCGACCCGATGAAGGAGGCCCGCTGGTACCCGACGCTCACCACCCTGAGCGACGGGAAGATCCTCAGCGTCTCCGGACTCGACGACATCGGGCAGCTGGTCCCGGGCAAGAACGAGGTCTACGACCCGGAGACCAAGGAGTGGACCTACACCGACAAGGTCCGCCAGTTCCCGACGTACCCGGCGCTGTTCCTGATGCAGAACGGCAAGGTGTTCTATTCGGGTTCGAACGCCGGCTACGGGCCGGACGACGTGGGCCGCGAGCCGGGCGTCTGGGACGTGGAGACCAACAAGTTCGAGAAGATCCCCGGGCTGAGCGACCCCGACATGATGGAGACGTCCGGCACGGTGCTGCTGCCGCCGGCGCAGGACGAGAAGTACATGGTGATCGGCGGCGGCGGGGTCGGCGAGTCCGAGCTGGCAAGCGAGAAGACCAGGATCGTCGACCTCGGGGCCGACGACCCGGAGTTCGTCGACGGGCCCTCCCTGGAGAAGGGCACCCGCTACCCGCAGGCCTCGGTGCTGCCCAACGACGAGGTGCTGATCTCCGGCGGCTCGGAGGACTACCGCGGCCGCGGTGACTCCAACATCCTCCAGGCGCGGATCTACGACACGAAGAAGAACGAGCTCAGGCGGGTCGCCGACCCGCTGGTGGGCCGCAACTACCACTCGGGCTCGATCCTGCTGCCCGACGGCCGGGTGATGTTCTTCGGCTCCGACTCGCTCTACGCCGACAAGGCCAACACCAAGCCGGGCGAGTTCGAGCAGCGCATCGAGATCTACACGCCGCCGTACCTGTACGGGGAAAACGAGCAGCCTGATCTGTCGGGGGGCCCGAAGACCGTGGCCCGCGGCGGCAGCGCGACGTTCACCTCGAAGGACGCGGCGTCGGTCAAGAGCGTCCGGCTGATCCGGCCGAGCGCCTCGACCCATGTCACCGACGTGGACCAGCGGTCGATCGCGCTGGACTTCGAGGCCGACGGCGACAAGCTGACGGTGACGGTGCCGAAGGGGCGGAACCTGGTCCAGGCGGGCTGGTACATGCTCTTCGTCAACGACGGCGACGGCACGCCCAGCAAGGCCCAGTGGGTCAGGGTGCCGTAG